The genomic DNA GAGCTGGACCTGATGGAGGGTGGCACGCTGTATGATGCGGTTCGCTACGATGAACCGGTCCCGATCTCGGACGTGATCCGCAAGACCTACATCCGTGGTCTTGACCTGATTCCCGGGAACCTCGAGCTCATGGAATTCGAACATGAGACACCGGCAGCCATTCAGCGTGGCGGCGCCCGCGCATTCTTTGCCCGTGTGCGCGACGCGCTCGACAGTGTCGAAGCGGACTATGACGTCGTCGTCATCGACTGTCCGCCGCAGCTTGGTTTTTTAACCATGTCCGCCCTTTCAGCATCTTCAGGGGTGCTTGTTACCGTTCACCCCCAAATGCTCGATCTGATGTCCATGTCGCAGTTTTTGCGCATGACCGCTGATCTGCTTGGCGTCATCCGGGATGCTGGCGCAAACCTTCGCTTCGACTGGCTGCGCTTTCTGCCGACCCGCTACAAGGTGGGTGATGCCCCGCAGACCGAGGTCATTGCTTTCATCCGGGGTCTGTTCGGCAGGTCAGTCCTGACCAACCACATGGTTGAGTCTACTGCGATCTCTGATGCAGGGCTGACGAAGCAGACGCTCTACGAGGCCGACAAGAAGGACTTCACGCGTCAGACTTTCGATCGTGCAATCGAATCCATGAACGCCGTCAACGACGAGATCGCGGCGATCATCCAGAACACGTGGGGACGCAATGGCAAGAAAGCCTAAACTGGGACTGCCACTGCAGACCCTGCGCAACGCGCCCGACGCTCTTGAAGGGCGCAGGCTGCGCGGCGGCGTTTTCGAAATCGAGCCTGACCAAATCGAAACCACAGGTCGGCTCGATGACAGGCTGCAGATTGAGACTGCGGGCCTCAAGGCGTCAATTTCCAAGAACGGACAGCGAGTACCAATCCTCGTCCGGCCGCTTGATGGTGATCGCTACAGCCTGATCTATGGCCGTCGTCGACTGGAAGCTTGCAGAGAACTTGGGATCAAGGTCCGCGCCATTGTCACAGAGATGGAGGGCGATCAGGCACTTCGTGATCAGCTGTTAGAGAACCAGGAGCGGCGGGATCTAAGCTTCATCGAACGAGCGCTTGTTGCCGCAGCCTTGCTCGACGGTGACCATCTGAGCGCATCCGAACGCACTAACAAGGGTGTCGCCGAGGTTCTCAATCTGACCGAGGCAGGAGTGTCGCAGCTGTTAAGCGTGGTCCGCACCGTTGGGGAGGACTTGGTCCTCGCCATCGGTGCCGCTCCGGGCATTGGTCGGCCCAGGTGGGAAGAGCTCAAGAAGTTGCTGGGGGCTACGGATGCCGATCGCGAACTGCTTGCAGCTTTGGCGGGTGAGGCCAAGACATCCTACCAAGGCGGTATTGACGAGAAATCCGATCATGCATTTTTGGCCGTCCTCTCTGCTGCAGGGAAGCCCGAACAGACCACATCCTCGTCTCGCCCTCGCGGGCGGCCCGGCACGGTGATTCCGGGGGTCGGTGCCGCCACTGTCACGATCGGACGTCGTGGAAAGCAACTCAAGCTCGAGTTGAAGGCCGAGGAGAGCGATTTTGTCAGCTGGCTTGAGGGCAACGCCCCGCAGCTGATCACCGAGCTTCACGAGCGCTGGAAGCGTTCGGAAGACTGAGGAAGAGCAACAATCAAAAAGGAGGCACGAGACAGGCAGAAAAGAAAAAGGCCCCGAGAAGCAAGCTTCACGAGACCTTTCTTAGGTTTCGCACGGGACCAGCCCGCTACAAAACTTCAGTTTTCGCACCTCTGAATGTAGCGATCTGGCCCCTTTCCCGCAAGCGCAAAGCGATTCGCGGGCCAGGGAAATTTTGCCTTCGTGAATGACATCATGGATTACACACCGATTTCGCCGTTTATGCGGCCGATCTCGCACGCCCATCTGCGCGTGGTCGAGCGTCCTGAGGCGTCTGTTCCCGGCAAGCCCGTCAACAAGTGGGAGCTCCTCCGTGAGCTGTCCAAGGCACAGGCCGCCTTCGGGGTTTCCGAGCGCGATCTGACCGTTCTTCAGGGACTTCTCAGCTTTTTTCCGGACGATGCGCTTGGCGGGAACACCGAAATGGTCGTCTTCCCATCCAACAAGGCGATCTGCGAGCGGCTGAACGGCATGCCTTGCTCGACGATGCGCCGTCACCTCGCCCGGTTGGTAGAGGCACGCTTGCTCATGCGGCGCGATAGCCCCAATGGGAAGCGGTATGTGCGCAAGCGTGGCGAAGATCGGGTGGCCTTCGGCTTTGATCTCTCCCCGCTCTATTGCCGGGCCGAGGAAATTGCACGGGCTGCAGAGGCTGTGCGTGAGGCCGAGGACCGTGTGCGGCGACTGAGGGAGGTAGTGAGCCTTATGCGTCGCGACTTGGCCGCTCTGGCGGAGTTCGGCGAGGAGATCCAGCCCGGGCTTGGCCTATGGGACCAGCTCCGCGACAAGGCAGCCCTCACCGCCCGCGCTCTTCGCCGCAAACTCTCGCTTGAGGATCTGTCGGCATTTCGGACTGAACTGGAGACCCTTCTTGACCAGGCGCGTAATGTGATTGACGGTCCTGAAACAGAAGAAATGAACACCAATGATGCCCAATGTGAGCGTCACCATCATAATTCAAATAAAGAATCTATAGATCTTGAACCTGCCTTAGAAAAAGGCGGGGCGGCGGGACGCGCGCCTGATGATGATACGGGTGAGCCCGTGGCTGACCTTGAAGAGTCTGACACGAGGCGGGTGCCGAAAATCCCACTCCACCTGGTAATCGCCGGCTGTCCCTCGCTCAAGACTTTCTATCAGGGCGACATTCGACACTGGCACCAACTTTTCGACGCGGCTTGTCATGTAAGGCCGGCCATGGGGATCAGTGTTTCCGCGTGGGAAGAAGCGCAACGCTGCATGGGACCAGAGCAAGCCTCGATCGTCGTCGTGGCCATGCTGGAACGATTCTCTGACATCAGATCACCGGGTGGATACTTGCGGGCGCTGACGTCCAAGGCCGCGGCGGGCGAATTCTCTTGCGGTCCGATGGTCATGGCTTTGATCGGTCGGCGAAGTGCGGCTTAACAGCTGTTAAGTTTCAACGCCGCGGTGCTCAGTTGGCATGACTTAACAGCTGTTAAGTCGCCTCTTGGCAACCATACGATCATCGAGAGGGAAAGGAGTGTTGGTTTGAGGGTGACGGGAAATGAGATCGGGAGAGTGGCTTCCGGCGCCCGTCGTGGAGAAGATCTGATGACGAAAGCTGTCCGGAAAATCACCCTGTCCCCTTCGCGGGATATCCCTTTTGACAAGCTGGTCCTGAGCCAGTCCAACGTGCGGCGCATCAAGGCTGGCGTGTCTGTCGAGGAACTGGCCGAAGACATCGCCCGCCGCGGTCTGTTGCAGAGCCTGAGCGTGCGGCCCGTCTTGGCTGACGACGGCACCGAGACCGGCAAGTTCGAGATCCCGGTCGGTGGCCGTCGGTTCCAAGCATTGTCCCTGCTGGTGAAGCAGAAGTGTTTGGCAAAGACCCCGCCCATTCCTTGCATCGTGCGCGATGCTGCGTCCGACATCCTGGCCGAGGATGATTCCCTTGCAGAAAGCATGCATCGCGTCGCCCTGCACCCGCTCGACCAATTCCGCGCGTTTGTGGCGCTGAGGGACAAGGGCCAGAGCGATGCAGAGATTGCCGCCGCCTTCTTCGTGACGCCGCAGATCGTGAAGCAGCGCTTGAAACTCGCTTCCGTCGCCCCTGCCCTGCTTGAGGTCTATGCCGAGGATGGCATGACGCTGGAGCAGCTCATGGCCTTCACCGTGAACCCCGATCATGCGCGTCAGGTTCAGGTCTGGGATGTGATCCATTCATCCTGGAACAAGGAGCCATTCCAGATCCGGCGCATGCTGACCGAGACCTCGGTCCGGGCGTCTGACCGGCGCGCGGTCTTTGTGGGTGCTGAGGCCTACGAAGCGGCGGGCGGCACGATGTTGCATGACCTCTTTCAGGGCGATGACGGTGGCTGGCTCGAGGACCCTGCCCTGCTCGATCGGCTGGTGACGGAAAAACTCCAGGCCAAGGCTGAGACGGTTGCCGTTGAGGGCTGGAAGTGGATCGAGGTCGCGCTTGACCTGCCCTACGGCTACAGCCACGGCCTGCGGTCCCTGTCAGGTGATCCGGCACCGATGACGGATGACGAAGGCGCGGCCCATGCCAAGCTGCTCGCCGAATACCGGGCGCTGGAAGAGGAATACGCGGGTCAGGATGAAATCCCCGACGGGATCGACACGCGGCTTGGCGTGTTGGAAACGGAGATGGAAAAGATCGAGACCCGGCCGTTGATCTTCGACGCGGAGGAGATCGGGCGGGCAGGGGCGTTCGTCACGCTCGACCGCTACGGCGCGCTGGCCGTCTATCGCGGCTATGTGCGTCCAGAGGATGAGCCGGTTGACGTGACAGCGGTCCAGGATGGTGCTGATCCTGCGGTGGCGGGGCAGGGGGATGATCGTGATCTCACCGATGGCTATGACAGTGCCGCTCATGCCGGAACCGTCATCATGTCGGGAGGCCAGCCGATTGGCGGCGATCTGCCGGAGGATGAGGATGACGGAGCGCTGAAGCCACTGCCCGAGCGGCTCGTAATCGAGTTGACGGCACACCGGACGCTGGCGCTGCGTGAAGCGATCGGGCGCTCGCCCGACGTGGCGTTGATTCTGCTGCTGCTGAAGATTGTGACGGACACCTTCCGCACTTCCTCTGCTTCGGGAAGCTGTCTCGAAGCCTCAGTGCGTCACATCTACATGCCGGCGCAGGCGAGCGATCTGAAGGACAGCGTGGTGGCAAAGCTGGTCGACGAGCGTCATGCGCCGGAACGATCTCGTGGCGCTTGACGATGAGGACCATGCCGAAGGGCAGGGGGCGGATGCCGAAGCGGCTGACAGCGTCAGTGAAGCTGACCTTCCTGCATTTCTGACGGATGACCTGCCTGCTGAAGGCGCGTCGATGCTGGCCTCGGAATAACGTGATCCAGCGGGGGGCGGAGATTCCGCCCCCAATCACCCTATAGTGTAATAATATCAATGGGATGAGCGCGATTACTCGCATTCAGAATGAAGAATCATGTCTACAACAACCATCATCGACACCGCACCCCTCGGGGCGCTGCGACGTGAGACTTCAAGGCCAATGCTCCCGATCTTTCACATGGGCATTTGGAGCATCCGTTGGCAATCTGACGGATGCCTGAAATCCAGAAGTTTCACCGGGACGTGGTGACTGGAGCAAGAGAGAGGTTTCGATCCGTTCTGCGATGGCTGAGACGATAGCGAGGCCAAGCCCGCTACCATCAGTTTTTGCATCTGCCCTCTCGAAGCGCCCTGTCAGGCGTTCGAGTGTTTGGGTTGCTACCGCGGGGCCCTCGTTCGCCACGATCAACTGCCCGTCGCTCGTGAGTGTAACCTCGACTGGGGCATTCTGCGCCCCGTGGCGTAGGGCGTTTTCCACCAGATTCCGGCACAGAATTCCCAATGCGTCGGGGTCGATATCAGACAAGACAGGCGTGTCCGGCAAGTTCAACATAAGGCGCCCGTTCTCTGTGCTGCGCGCAATATCTTCCACCACGACCCGAGTGATGGTTCTGACATCAGCGCTCTGGTCCATCCGAAGTCTACCGCCTTCCGCCCGCGCAAGCTGCAGGAGACGTTCGGACAGCCGAGCGAGACGCTTGAGCGTCGCCTCGATCTCGGCGGCGCGCGCGTCGATGGTCGGATCTTTGGTCTCTGACCGCAGTCGCTGCGCCTGGGCGATAGCGCCCGCCAATGGTGTCCTTAGTTCATGAGCCGCATTGGCTGCAAAACTTCGCTCAGCCTCGAACGCGTCGCGCAACCGAGCCAAAAGGCTGTTCAAGGTTGCAGCCAGCGGTCCGATTTCTGTCGGCAGGTCGGCCGCGGGTACTTCTGACAGGTCGCGCACGCCGCGCGCTTCAAGCCGCGTACGGAACCGATGGAGAGGGGCGAGGCTAAAGCGCACAGCGAGAATAATCGACGCGAGCGCCAACGGCAGCACAACCAGCAGCGGCAGGCCGAGGCTCATCTGGATTTCCCGAGCAACCGAAGCGCGATGCGCCAACGGTTCGGCCACGGTGATGCTGATCGTCCCCTGGAGCGCCGCGTCGCTGTAGAGGCGATGTGTGGCGTTCTGCCCAAATCCCGGACCGCCGTATGGAGGAAACACGGCAGGGTCCGCCGCATGGGATTGCAGCAAAATGCGTCCCTCGGCATCGCGTACGATGTAGGTGAAGAACTCGTCATGCTCCCGGATCGGCGCGAGGCGCTGCGTCACACCCTGATCTTCTTGCCCGACGATGTCGGTCACGGCCAGCGGCAGGATGCGCTCGGCGGTTTCGCGTAGGGCGCTGTCGAAGACCTCATCCATCTCGCCCCGAACGATCACCGCGGTAACCGTGGCGGCGGCGAGCCAGAGGATCGTCAGCACAAGGCCGAGTGACAAGCCGAGCCGTACCTGAAGGCTGGATGGCCACATCATGGCTTGCCCAGCCGGTAACCCATGCCGCGCTCGGTCTCGATGATGGCGCTCCCCAGTTTCTTGCGCAGGCGGCTCACGTGCACCTCGATGGTGTTGCTCTCGACTTCGGCGTCGAAAGCGTAGAGCTTCTCCTCCAACTGCGCCTTGGACAGGAGCTGCCCGGGACGCGCCAGGAAGGCCTCGAAGAGCGCCCATTCCCGCGCCGTCAGCGGCACATGTCTGCCATCCCGATGGACGCTGCGCGCGGCAAGGTCGATGTCGAGCGGTCCGTGGGTCAGGATCGGGTTGGGGTTGCCGCTGTAGCGCCGCGCGACCGATCCGATCCGTGCCGACAGTTCCGACAGGTCGAAGGGCTTCACAAGATAGTCGTCAGCGCCCGCATTGAGGCCTTCGATCCTATCGGACACCTGGTCGAGCGCCGTCAGGATGATGACCGGCGTCACGTCTCCACGCGTCCTGAGGCCCTTGAGGAACCCGATACCACGTCCGTCTGGCAGCATGAGGTCGAGCAGGAGCAGGTCTTAAGAGGTTGCGCTCATCGCGTCTGCCGCCGCGTCTAGCCGCGTGACCCAGTCTACTGACTGGCCATCAGCTGCGATCTGGTCGCGCACGGCAGCGCCAAGAGTCGTGTCGTCCTCGATCAGCAATATGCGCATGGTCGTACCCGTCCTTTCCTGATGTCCCTCCATGATCCGTCTGGCTGACACGAAGCTGAAGCTTGTGGGTCGAGCCCCTTCAGGCTGCCGTCAGCTTCGCGGCGCATGAATGGCATCAAGAGGCGAGCCACTAGGAGTGTGCCCCATGAAGAAGACATTGACAATTATCGGCTTTCTCGCGGTCTTTACGGCCGGCGCGGCGCTGGCTGACGACGATTGCTTCGTGCCGATGGCCGACTGGCAGCCGCGCGATGCTGTTGCCATGCTGGCCGAGGAAAATGGTTGGACGGTGCGCCGGATCAAGAT from Paracoccus aerodenitrificans includes the following:
- the repA gene encoding plasmid partitioning protein RepA, giving the protein MSEAEQDLDIAIGHYAELLASNLHAQRAAHFPPDAKKVMRSLTSGEAAELLGVDHTYLRKLHREGKIADVETTAGSHRRYTLDDIWEIRHALEANAKKPGTYVPGRRAGDELQIVSVVNFKGGSGKTTTSAHLAQRLALKGYRVLAIDLDPQASLSALHGIQPELDLMEGGTLYDAVRYDEPVPISDVIRKTYIRGLDLIPGNLELMEFEHETPAAIQRGGARAFFARVRDALDSVEADYDVVVIDCPPQLGFLTMSALSASSGVLVTVHPQMLDLMSMSQFLRMTADLLGVIRDAGANLRFDWLRFLPTRYKVGDAPQTEVIAFIRGLFGRSVLTNHMVESTAISDAGLTKQTLYEADKKDFTRQTFDRAIESMNAVNDEIAAIIQNTWGRNGKKA
- the repB gene encoding plasmid partitioning protein RepB, which encodes MARKPKLGLPLQTLRNAPDALEGRRLRGGVFEIEPDQIETTGRLDDRLQIETAGLKASISKNGQRVPILVRPLDGDRYSLIYGRRRLEACRELGIKVRAIVTEMEGDQALRDQLLENQERRDLSFIERALVAAALLDGDHLSASERTNKGVAEVLNLTEAGVSQLLSVVRTVGEDLVLAIGAAPGIGRPRWEELKKLLGATDADRELLAALAGEAKTSYQGGIDEKSDHAFLAVLSAAGKPEQTTSSSRPRGRPGTVIPGVGAATVTIGRRGKQLKLELKAEESDFVSWLEGNAPQLITELHERWKRSED
- the repC gene encoding plasmid replication protein RepC, whose translation is MDYTPISPFMRPISHAHLRVVERPEASVPGKPVNKWELLRELSKAQAAFGVSERDLTVLQGLLSFFPDDALGGNTEMVVFPSNKAICERLNGMPCSTMRRHLARLVEARLLMRRDSPNGKRYVRKRGEDRVAFGFDLSPLYCRAEEIARAAEAVREAEDRVRRLREVVSLMRRDLAALAEFGEEIQPGLGLWDQLRDKAALTARALRRKLSLEDLSAFRTELETLLDQARNVIDGPETEEMNTNDAQCERHHHNSNKESIDLEPALEKGGAAGRAPDDDTGEPVADLEESDTRRVPKIPLHLVIAGCPSLKTFYQGDIRHWHQLFDAACHVRPAMGISVSAWEEAQRCMGPEQASIVVVAMLERFSDIRSPGGYLRALTSKAAAGEFSCGPMVMALIGRRSAA
- a CDS encoding sensor histidine kinase, which produces MMWPSSLQVRLGLSLGLVLTILWLAAATVTAVIVRGEMDEVFDSALRETAERILPLAVTDIVGQEDQGVTQRLAPIREHDEFFTYIVRDAEGRILLQSHAADPAVFPPYGGPGFGQNATHRLYSDAALQGTISITVAEPLAHRASVAREIQMSLGLPLLVVLPLALASIILAVRFSLAPLHRFRTRLEARGVRDLSEVPAADLPTEIGPLAATLNSLLARLRDAFEAERSFAANAAHELRTPLAGAIAQAQRLRSETKDPTIDARAAEIEATLKRLARLSERLLQLARAEGGRLRMDQSADVRTITRVVVEDIARSTENGRLMLNLPDTPVLSDIDPDALGILCRNLVENALRHGAQNAPVEVTLTSDGQLIVANEGPAVATQTLERLTGRFERADAKTDGSGLGLAIVSAIAERIETSLLLQSPRPGETSGFQASVRLPTDAPNAHVKDREHWP
- a CDS encoding PepSY domain-containing protein → MKKTLTIIGFLAVFTAGAALADDDCFVPMADWQPRDAVAMLAEENGWTVRRIKIDDGCYEIDGRDAEGRAIEVTVHPATLEVIEFEYEDDEDDRRERDHERRDDD